A region of Salvia splendens isolate huo1 chromosome 17, SspV2, whole genome shotgun sequence DNA encodes the following proteins:
- the LOC121775199 gene encoding pentatricopeptide repeat-containing protein At1g09900-like, which yields MELSLPHHEFCSFRSIRHHKDKVFGCCKLIFPVKRQGRWVLAVSATDTCCNIGKLNAERSNSFEEFENNNYLRRLVRNGELEQGFKHLEKMVSQGDIPDIIPCTSLIRGFCRGGKTKKATRVLDILEQSGAVPDVITYNVLISGYCKSGEINSALKVLERMSVAPDVVTYNTILRSLCDSGKLQQAMEVLDQQLRKECYPDVITYTILIEATCKESGVGKAMKLLDEMRSRGCKPDVVTFNVLINGICKEGRLEEAIDFLNNMPSYGCQPNVITHNIILRSMCSAGRWMDAEKLLAEMLRKGCAPSVVTFNILINFLCRKGYLGRAIDMLEKMPKYGCVPNSLSYNPLLHGFCKEKKMERAIEYLEIMVSRGCYPDIVTYNTLLTALCKDGKVDVAVEILNQLSSKGCSPVLITYNTVIDGLAKMGKTERAMQLLCEMKERGLKPDIITYSSLVGGLSREGEVEKAISFFKELQGLGIRPNAVTYNSIMLGLCKARQTDRAIDFLVHMVSKGCKPTESTYTILIEGIAYQGLTNEALELLNELCSRGAIKKTSAQQVVVNF from the coding sequence ATGGAATTAAGTCTTCCTCACCACGAGTTTTGCTCGTTTCGGAGTATCAGACACCATAAAGATAAGGTATTCGGGTGTTGCAAGTTGATATTTCCGGTGAAGAGGCAGGGGCGGTGGGTGTTAGCCGTCTCCGCCACAGACACTTGCTGCAACATAGGCAAATTAAACGCGGAGAGAAGCAATAGCTTTGAGGAATTCGAGAACAACAACTATCTCCGGAGGCTGGTGAGAAACGGAGAGCTGGAGCAAGGGTTTAAGCATCTGGAGAAGATGGTTTCCCAGGGCGACATCCCGGACATAATCCCGTGCACGAGTTTGATCCGAGGCTTTTGCAGGGGCGGCAAGACGAAGAAGGCCACGAGGGTTTTGGACATCCTGGAGCAGTCCGGAGCCGTGCCGGATGTCATTACCTACAATGTGTTGATTAGCGGGTATTGCAAGTCGGGGGAGATTAACAGCGCTTTGAAGGTCCTGGAACGGATGAGTGTTGCCCCCGATGTCGTCACCTACAACACCATTCTCCGCAGCCTCTGCGACAGTGGCAAGCTGCAGCAAGCCATGGAGGTTCTTGATCAGCAGCTGCGCAAGGAGTGCTACCCGGACGTCATAACCTACACCATTCTCATCGAGGCTACCTGCAAGGAGAGCGGTGTCGGGAAGGCCATGAAGCTCCTGGATGAAATGAGGAGCAGGGGATGCAAGCCGGATGTGGTCACGTTTAACGTGCTCATCAATGGGATTTGCAAGGAGGGGAGGCTTGAGGAGGCCATTGATTTCTTGAATAACATGCCTAGCTACGGCTGCCAGCCCAATGTCATCACGCATAACATTATTCTTCGCAGTATGTGCAGCGCGGGGAGGTGGATGGATGCTGAGAAGCTGCTTGCGGAGATGCTGAGGAAAGGGTGTGCTCCTAGCGTTGTCACGTTTAACATCTTGATTAATTTCTTGTGTAGGAAGGGGTATTTGGGTCGAGCGATTGATATGTTGGAGAAGATGCCTAAATATGGATGTGTTCCTAATTCGTTGAGCTATAATCCGTTGCTACATGGATTCTGTAAGGAGAAGAAGATGGAGAGGGCGATTGAGTATCTAGAGATAATGGTTTCCCGTGGATGTTACCCGGATATTGTCACATACAATACTCTGCTGACTGCTCTGTGCAAGGATGGGAAGGTTGATGTTGCAGTGGAGATACTTAATCAGCTGAGTAGTAAAGGCTGCTCGCCCGTTCTGATCACGTACAACACTGTGATAGACGGGCTTGCCAAAATGGGGAAGACTGAGCGTGCAATGCAGTTGTTGTGTGAGATGAAGGAGAGAGGTTTGAAACCGGATATAATCACATACTCTTCGCTTGTGGGAGGGCTAAGCAGAGAAGGGGAGGTTGAGAAAGCAATTAGCTTTTTTAAAGAATTGCAAGGTTTGGGTATCAGACCAAATGCAGTCACCTACAACTCCATCATGCTCGGCCTTTGCAAGGCGCGACAAACAGATCGTGCAATTGACTTCCTGGTGCATATGGTGTCAAAGGGCTGCAAGCCTACTGAATCTACTTACACAATTTTGATTGAAGGTATAGCGTATCAAGGTCTCACCAACGAGGCTTTGGAGTTGCTGAACGAGCTTTGCTCAAGAGGGGCTATCAAGAAAACTTCTGCTCAGCAGGTGGTGGTCAACTTCTAG